The following coding sequences lie in one Thermoleophilia bacterium genomic window:
- a CDS encoding MBOAT family O-acyltransferase produces the protein MTFSSYGFLLAFLPVVVVVYWLVPRGRARLVFLFLASCVFYGYWSWRFVPLLLVATLVAWVAGRLLVVSSTRRRRRAILCAAVFVNVSLLAYFKYRGFFLDSIDGALRLARANDSLPVLDVILPIGISFYTFTAISYAVDIYRGAIAPAKSIFHYYAWVTMFPYITAGPIIRYDHVGHQLEAADRQRFSWTLIGTGLFFLILGLAKKVLFADVMAPYVNELFAQPDDLALLTGWGAALGYTLQLYFDFSGYSDMAVGVAFMLGVRFPQNFNSPYKAVNVSEFWRRWHMTLSGWLRDYLYIPLGGSRGRQLLTVRNLFITFLLGGLWHGPAWTFVIWGLLWAAYLSVHSTLRARGWTPGSAWLNRLVTFACAVVAWVFFRAASVGDALGVLRAMLGLNGVVGGRLTLAPVFVALVVGGLVWVNAAPNTWQLKPTSSIRCAVLLGVLLGASILALGKPSAFLYFQF, from the coding sequence TTGACGTTCAGCAGCTACGGATTCCTGCTCGCCTTCCTGCCCGTTGTGGTTGTGGTGTACTGGCTTGTGCCGCGAGGGCGAGCACGCTTGGTCTTTCTCTTCCTTGCTTCGTGCGTGTTCTACGGCTACTGGAGCTGGCGCTTCGTGCCGCTGCTCTTGGTCGCGACGTTGGTGGCGTGGGTCGCCGGCCGCCTGCTCGTTGTCAGCAGCACCCGTCGACGGCGCCGGGCGATCCTCTGTGCGGCCGTGTTCGTCAACGTATCGTTGCTCGCCTATTTCAAGTACCGCGGGTTCTTCCTCGATTCGATCGATGGCGCTCTTCGTCTGGCCCGCGCCAACGACTCCCTCCCCGTGCTCGACGTGATCCTGCCGATCGGTATCTCGTTCTACACGTTCACCGCGATCTCATATGCGGTCGACATCTACCGGGGAGCGATCGCTCCAGCTAAGAGCATCTTCCACTACTACGCTTGGGTGACGATGTTCCCGTATATCACTGCCGGGCCGATCATTCGCTACGACCACGTCGGGCACCAGCTCGAAGCCGCTGACAGGCAACGGTTCTCATGGACCCTGATCGGCACTGGCCTCTTCTTCCTCATCCTTGGGCTTGCGAAGAAGGTGCTCTTCGCCGACGTCATGGCGCCTTACGTCAACGAGCTGTTCGCGCAGCCGGACGACTTAGCGCTGCTCACCGGCTGGGGAGCGGCACTCGGCTACACCCTGCAACTGTACTTCGACTTCTCCGGCTACTCAGATATGGCAGTCGGTGTCGCATTCATGCTCGGAGTGCGCTTTCCTCAGAACTTCAACTCGCCGTACAAAGCGGTCAATGTCTCGGAGTTCTGGCGTCGCTGGCACATGACGTTGTCCGGCTGGCTGCGCGACTATCTCTATATTCCACTCGGCGGCTCGCGCGGGCGTCAGCTGCTCACCGTGCGGAACTTGTTCATTACGTTTCTGCTCGGTGGGCTTTGGCACGGTCCAGCGTGGACCTTCGTGATATGGGGCTTACTGTGGGCTGCGTATCTCTCTGTGCACTCGACCTTGCGTGCTCGTGGATGGACACCTGGGTCGGCGTGGCTGAATCGGCTCGTCACCTTCGCGTGCGCGGTTGTTGCATGGGTCTTCTTCCGTGCTGCGAGCGTCGGCGATGCCCTTGGTGTACTTCGAGCTATGCTCGGATTGAACGGAGTGGTGGGTGGGAGACTGACGCTCGCGCCTGTCTTCGTGGCTCTGGTTGTCGGCGGACTGGTCTGGGTAAACGCTGCACCGAATACCTGGCAGCTCAAGCCCACGTCGTCAATTCGCTGCGCCGTCTTGCTGGGCGTGCTGCTGGGAGCATCGATCCTGGCGCTTGGCAAGCCGAGCGCCTTCCTCTACTTCCAGTTCTAG
- a CDS encoding oligosaccharide flippase family protein, whose translation MIYGAGRALQKFLVALLLPLYTAFLSPADYGILGMVVTVTTFLDVFVTLGFDVAFSRFYFDDKSPEARSRVITSTFYVSTVYPLVLLGVLAALMPSIAPHLLGDEYRAGDWVYFDVALLTLFFSNLNDLPFTLFRLEHKPWRFSVFTLGRVGVQVPLSVLFVASFHWGPMGVLLANLITAAAIQVALLPTYIRKIDWRWHWQLLRPMLAFAVPALFTGVSFYWLKLSDRYFLLHYQGKAEVGLYTVANSLAQPLYIVLMAFRMAWPQWHYARLHEPDKHRHMVARSSTYFMALNGAALVLMGTYLPFVVRTFLNQRYWSVGPVTFVLAFSIVLYSLYFIFWVGANVAKKNRLVPVFFALASAINIGLNFWLVPTYGMWAAAWTTVVGYTVLAVSVYFYSRHWYPINYEWARLLKVVLATALTLACVWGVARASGEYVAMPYDQLVVRALIKTPLLLVFPLVLWATAFFVPGERRRLADVKRRLLGRSPVAGVESGDEERQTMQHGAAPEGGAKESPVAAESLADEWAAEEDELEIEQEFGGDIDPTEGARDKQ comes from the coding sequence GTGATCTACGGCGCGGGGCGTGCGCTGCAGAAGTTCCTTGTCGCGCTCCTTCTGCCCCTGTACACCGCCTTCCTTAGCCCGGCCGACTACGGCATTCTCGGGATGGTCGTAACGGTCACTACCTTCCTCGACGTCTTTGTGACGCTCGGGTTTGACGTTGCCTTCAGCCGCTTCTACTTCGACGACAAGTCGCCTGAGGCTCGCTCTCGCGTCATCACGAGCACGTTTTACGTATCGACTGTCTATCCTCTTGTATTGCTGGGGGTGCTGGCTGCGCTCATGCCCTCCATCGCGCCGCATCTGCTAGGCGATGAGTATCGCGCCGGTGACTGGGTCTACTTCGATGTTGCGCTCCTCACGCTGTTCTTCAGTAACCTGAACGATCTCCCATTTACTCTCTTCCGGCTCGAGCACAAGCCCTGGCGGTTCAGCGTCTTCACTCTCGGGCGCGTCGGGGTGCAAGTCCCTCTCTCCGTGCTCTTCGTGGCCTCATTTCATTGGGGGCCGATGGGCGTTCTGCTCGCGAATCTGATCACTGCCGCGGCGATCCAGGTGGCCCTGCTGCCGACATACATCCGCAAGATCGATTGGCGCTGGCATTGGCAGCTACTGCGTCCAATGCTCGCATTTGCGGTTCCGGCCCTCTTTACCGGCGTGTCGTTCTACTGGCTCAAACTCTCGGATCGGTACTTCCTCCTGCACTATCAAGGAAAGGCCGAGGTAGGCCTGTACACTGTGGCCAATTCGCTCGCGCAACCTCTCTACATCGTGCTCATGGCCTTCCGCATGGCTTGGCCGCAGTGGCACTACGCGCGGCTCCATGAGCCTGACAAACACCGGCATATGGTGGCGAGGAGTTCCACGTACTTCATGGCATTGAATGGCGCTGCGCTAGTCCTGATGGGGACGTACCTGCCGTTCGTCGTTCGCACCTTCTTGAACCAGAGGTACTGGAGCGTTGGGCCGGTCACCTTCGTCCTTGCGTTCTCGATCGTTCTTTACTCCCTGTATTTCATCTTCTGGGTAGGCGCCAACGTGGCCAAGAAGAACCGCCTCGTCCCCGTCTTCTTTGCGCTGGCTTCGGCAATCAACATTGGGCTGAACTTCTGGCTTGTCCCGACCTACGGGATGTGGGCAGCGGCGTGGACGACGGTCGTCGGGTATACGGTGCTCGCGGTTTCCGTCTACTTCTACTCGCGTCACTGGTATCCGATCAACTATGAGTGGGCGCGGCTCCTCAAGGTCGTTCTTGCCACCGCGCTGACTCTTGCGTGTGTCTGGGGTGTGGCGCGCGCAAGTGGCGAATACGTGGCAATGCCCTACGATCAACTGGTCGTGCGCGCTCTCATCAAGACACCTTTGCTCCTGGTCTTCCCGCTGGTCTTGTGGGCGACGGCTTTCTTCGTCCCCGGTGAGCGCCGCCGCCTTGCTGATGTGAAGCGGCGCTTGCTTGGGCGGTCGCCGGTAGCAGGGGTGGAGTCGGGCGACGAAGAGCGGCAGACTATGCAACATGGTGCGGCGCCGGAAGGTGGCGCCAAGGAGTCGCCTGTGGCGGCTGAATCACTGGCCGACGAGTGGGCGGCCGAGGAGGACGAACTGGAGATCGAGCAGGAGTTCGGTGGCGACATCGATCCCACGGAAGGCGCGAGGGACAAGCAGTGA
- a CDS encoding glycosyltransferase, translating into MVSAGTTRVVRFLRHLPARGWDPTVLAVSADSMGSPVSDTRVVRAPVFTPRVLLRGGRRSTRINRWACVPDPYVTWVGPAIARGVKLAGKHDFDAIFSSSPRPSVHLVAAALAGFTGLPWLADYRDPWSTYQFRKHPTRAHQSAHRFLEARVLREASWVTGVNQPIVDDIVDRHPWLAECASVLPNGYDVDEDVETVSLGPGFWIVHTGRLYGREAQVNSFLTALAVLPDDVKVLFVGVDETRVMPDAHRLGVADRVRVEPFVSHGRALGYQRAADGLLLVNGRRPESLSSKVFEYLDAGPPVFAISPAGSAARALFEEVGGGVCVLPDSDMAMPLRGFVESVRLGEAPRASRQMLSRYDVTRLTDELAELLERIADGAPWWARRNINERPAGEVSQ; encoded by the coding sequence ATGGTGTCCGCGGGCACGACGCGGGTCGTTCGCTTCTTGCGCCATCTTCCAGCTAGGGGCTGGGATCCGACGGTGCTCGCGGTGAGCGCGGACAGTATGGGGTCGCCCGTGTCCGATACGCGCGTCGTGCGGGCCCCTGTCTTCACGCCGCGCGTCTTGTTGCGCGGCGGGAGACGCAGCACACGCATCAATCGCTGGGCATGCGTGCCCGACCCGTACGTCACGTGGGTGGGGCCGGCGATTGCGCGCGGTGTGAAGCTCGCGGGCAAGCACGACTTCGACGCGATCTTTTCGAGTTCGCCGCGTCCGAGCGTGCATCTCGTCGCTGCCGCGTTGGCTGGATTCACAGGACTGCCCTGGCTCGCGGACTACCGCGACCCGTGGTCGACGTACCAGTTCCGAAAGCACCCGACTCGCGCGCATCAGAGCGCGCACCGGTTTCTTGAGGCGCGGGTGCTCCGCGAGGCTTCCTGGGTGACTGGGGTGAACCAGCCCATCGTTGACGACATCGTAGATCGTCACCCTTGGCTGGCGGAGTGCGCCAGCGTGCTCCCGAACGGGTACGACGTTGACGAAGACGTCGAGACGGTGAGTCTCGGCCCAGGGTTCTGGATTGTTCACACGGGGCGTCTCTATGGGCGAGAGGCGCAGGTCAACTCGTTCCTCACTGCGCTCGCCGTTCTGCCGGACGACGTCAAGGTGCTCTTCGTCGGTGTGGATGAGACCCGCGTCATGCCCGACGCGCACCGTCTCGGTGTTGCCGATAGGGTCCGAGTGGAACCATTCGTCTCTCACGGGCGTGCGCTCGGCTATCAGCGCGCGGCCGACGGGCTGTTGCTCGTCAACGGACGGCGTCCGGAGTCTCTCTCGAGTAAAGTCTTCGAATATCTCGACGCCGGACCTCCCGTGTTTGCGATCTCGCCGGCCGGTTCCGCCGCGCGGGCGCTGTTCGAGGAGGTCGGTGGTGGCGTATGCGTGCTTCCGGACAGCGACATGGCGATGCCGCTGCGCGGGTTCGTCGAGAGCGTCCGTCTGGGCGAGGCGCCTCGTGCCTCTCGCCAGATGTTGTCGCGGTACGATGTAACCCGCTTGACGGATGAGCTGGCGGAGTTGCTTGAGCGCATTGCCGATGGTGCGCCTTGGTGGGCTCGTCGCAACATCAACGAACGGCCAGCTGGAGAGGTGTCGCAGTGA
- a CDS encoding O-antigen ligase family protein codes for MLFAGGALTIVSALLFVWRPWVAAAVLGVLAVVCASVMSWRAWSRVHIEDALVVGLVSLPLLALLGPSFAVPGVPQLFAYRIVLLAVGFVGATYLIVQPRPISFAARDLALPITLWAAWAGVGLLWAPDKSAALNYLAILVTMLVVMAATAAAGGTSRRLRAFGLTMLGGYLFILGFTILEATLGVRLPTSRLFDAVSSQSYAVTSVFHNQNDLATYIALCWPFMLTAFFFTRRKLWRILSLLCIALGAIAFVRTGSRSSLVAIGFSSMAALGLFTNLGARLATRTGKLVGGLAVLFLVAAAGYLLFNDSESDMLRQFRLESLIAQAQAGSGSGAIRTSLTSRGLEIVGTTHLLGAGPGQAESIIASGVDGLGISNLHNWWLETYANGGLVGFALHFVFFVGLVAALWPVAKNAPDPFLRYLASGTVLALIGYTIGALGPSSALSFAPMWILYGLGLAVVCRARSSSVCDGNACVAVKSA; via the coding sequence GTGTTGTTCGCCGGAGGCGCACTGACCATTGTGTCGGCGCTTCTGTTTGTGTGGCGGCCTTGGGTGGCTGCCGCCGTCTTGGGCGTTCTCGCGGTTGTGTGCGCGTCTGTGATGAGCTGGCGGGCGTGGTCGCGCGTGCACATCGAAGATGCTCTCGTTGTGGGGCTGGTCTCGCTCCCTCTTCTCGCGCTGCTTGGGCCGTCGTTTGCGGTGCCGGGGGTGCCGCAACTCTTCGCCTATCGCATCGTCCTTCTCGCTGTCGGTTTCGTGGGCGCAACGTACTTGATCGTGCAGCCACGGCCGATATCGTTTGCGGCTCGCGATCTCGCATTGCCGATAACCTTGTGGGCGGCGTGGGCGGGTGTCGGCCTGCTTTGGGCTCCTGACAAGTCGGCGGCGCTGAACTACTTAGCCATCCTCGTCACTATGCTCGTGGTCATGGCCGCGACTGCAGCCGCTGGCGGCACGTCCCGGCGCCTGCGAGCATTTGGGCTGACCATGCTCGGCGGCTACCTCTTCATTTTGGGATTCACGATCCTCGAGGCCACACTGGGCGTGCGCCTGCCGACATCTCGTCTTTTCGACGCCGTGTCCTCCCAGTCATACGCCGTCACAAGTGTGTTTCATAATCAGAATGATCTCGCGACCTATATCGCGCTGTGTTGGCCCTTCATGCTCACTGCCTTCTTCTTCACGCGTCGCAAGCTGTGGCGCATTCTCAGCCTGCTATGCATTGCACTGGGTGCAATCGCTTTCGTGCGTACCGGTTCACGCTCAAGCCTTGTCGCTATTGGGTTCTCATCGATGGCGGCACTGGGGCTTTTCACGAATCTCGGTGCCCGGCTTGCAACGCGTACCGGCAAGCTGGTCGGCGGATTGGCGGTCCTCTTCTTGGTTGCCGCCGCCGGGTATCTGCTCTTCAACGATAGCGAGAGCGACATGTTGCGGCAGTTCCGACTCGAGTCGCTGATTGCTCAAGCCCAGGCGGGCAGCGGCTCGGGGGCGATCCGCACGAGTCTCACGAGTCGCGGCCTAGAGATCGTCGGCACGACCCATCTCCTTGGCGCCGGTCCGGGGCAGGCCGAGAGCATCATCGCCTCGGGCGTTGACGGTCTCGGCATCTCGAACCTCCATAATTGGTGGCTTGAGACCTACGCGAACGGTGGTCTCGTTGGATTCGCGCTCCACTTCGTGTTCTTCGTCGGCCTTGTGGCGGCGCTCTGGCCTGTGGCGAAGAACGCACCCGATCCGTTTCTGCGGTATCTTGCCAGCGGAACCGTCCTCGCGCTCATCGGTTACACGATCGGTGCGCTCGGCCCGAGCAGCGCTTTGAGCTTCGCCCCCATGTGGATTCTGTATGGACTCGGCTTGGCCGTTGTCTGCCGGGCTCGTTCGAGCAGTGTCTGCGACGGCAACGCATGCGTGGCGGTCAAGTCCGCATGA
- a CDS encoding glycosyltransferase: MRGGQVRMKVLVVSHLYPSPGVERHLFVHEQILALRDLGVEARVVSPTPWAPRLLWRDPRQRRRGEKPRSAVRDGVVAEYPRMLQLPRRLMMDRLGDLAYLHLRRLPSLAGECDLIHAHQALPDGALAQRLAADLDVPYVITVHGADVYQHLPGGGSIARRTASVLGGADAVMANSSAVAQLLADVVPAERLSVVLNGTTGLGEEAPPASDFLPGVPLVLTVGYLIQRKGVGYLIEAIARVRRRGSPVQLAIVGDGPLRAALETQSDRLGISDAVHFLGRLPHARVLALMARAEIFALASWDEAFGLVYTEAMGQGRPVIAGKGEGPEDFIINGESGFLVPPRDVEALATTIAAVLDDRDTAALVGSAGRSAALELDWRRNARLTRLVYEGALAEHAKRGR, from the coding sequence ATGCGTGGCGGTCAAGTCCGCATGAAGGTGCTCGTCGTCTCGCACCTCTATCCGTCACCGGGCGTGGAGCGCCATCTCTTTGTGCACGAACAGATCTTGGCCTTGCGCGACCTGGGTGTCGAAGCGAGGGTCGTATCGCCTACACCATGGGCTCCGCGGCTTCTTTGGCGCGATCCGCGCCAACGCCGCCGCGGCGAGAAGCCGCGCTCGGCAGTACGCGATGGGGTCGTTGCTGAGTATCCGCGCATGTTGCAGCTTCCGCGTCGACTCATGATGGACCGGCTGGGGGACTTGGCCTATCTCCACCTGCGTCGCTTGCCTTCGTTGGCGGGCGAGTGCGACTTGATTCACGCACACCAAGCTCTGCCGGATGGGGCGCTTGCGCAGCGCCTTGCAGCCGATCTCGATGTGCCGTACGTGATCACGGTTCACGGTGCGGACGTGTATCAGCATCTGCCAGGTGGCGGATCGATTGCGCGGCGCACAGCGTCTGTGCTTGGAGGGGCGGATGCCGTGATGGCCAACTCGAGTGCTGTGGCGCAGCTGTTGGCCGACGTGGTGCCTGCGGAGCGCTTGAGCGTCGTACTGAACGGCACCACGGGTCTCGGTGAGGAGGCGCCACCTGCGTCGGATTTCCTTCCCGGCGTGCCGCTCGTGCTGACTGTCGGCTATCTAATCCAGCGAAAAGGCGTTGGCTATCTCATCGAGGCGATCGCACGTGTGCGTCGGCGTGGTAGCCCGGTGCAGCTGGCGATCGTCGGTGATGGTCCATTGCGTGCGGCTCTCGAGACACAGTCGGATAGGCTGGGAATATCGGACGCCGTACACTTCTTGGGTCGTCTTCCCCACGCCCGGGTGCTGGCGCTCATGGCCCGGGCGGAGATCTTTGCGCTTGCGAGTTGGGACGAAGCTTTCGGTCTCGTCTACACCGAGGCCATGGGGCAGGGAAGGCCGGTAATCGCCGGCAAGGGTGAAGGCCCCGAGGACTTCATCATCAACGGGGAGAGCGGTTTCTTGGTGCCGCCACGGGACGTTGAGGCCCTGGCGACGACCATCGCGGCGGTCTTGGACGACCGCGACACGGCCGCTCTTGTCGGCTCGGCTGGTCGATCGGCGGCGCTGGAGCTGGACTGGCGCCGGAACGCGCGCCTCACTCGTCTGGTCTATGAGGGCGCGCTTGCGGAGCACGCGAAGAGAGGTCGTTGA